A stretch of the Salminus brasiliensis chromosome 19, fSalBra1.hap2, whole genome shotgun sequence genome encodes the following:
- the LOC140541070 gene encoding uncharacterized protein — protein sequence MTSSSYTYKLTEEDIKNLIRLRTTNAALFTRRRNAAKTAWSAILRELGLEDKVTVDQIAKKWENLKMKYKEIKFPPPGMEEVAKASHWRWFKLLDEALKEEMNETNYRSVASSVSDDESGPQASKRICQVKVGGDILELLVDDEGIPGVTDPGPTTLNQERLLGDETPTHLSGLDIEKIKLSRERQILEKEHTELDRERLVLEREKDLAEREKMTLQRDRAQLEKDRAAVDRDRASLDQDRAQLEKDRAALERDKAALVRDRESLNAMLQGKNTPLDTPHEKNREKLILLIERLIDKF from the exons ATGACCAGCTCTTCATATACGTATAAGC TGACTGAGGAGGACATCAAGAACCTGATTCGCCTGCGAACAACGAACGCGGCCCTTTTTACCAGAAGGAGAAATGCGGCCAAAACAGCTTGGAG TGCAATTCTCAGGGAGTTGGGGTTGGAAGATAAGGTTACAGTTGACCAGATTGCCAAGAAATGGGAAAACTTAAAGATGAAGTACAAG GAAATCAAATTTCCTCCCCCCGGCATGGAGGAGGTGGCGAAGGCGTCCCACTGGAGATGGTTTAAACTGCTGGATGAAGCCTTAAAGGAGGAGATGAATGAGACAAACTACCGCTCAGTGGCTTCGTCAGTGAGTGACGATGAAAGTGGACCCCAGGCCAGCAAGAGGATATGTCAGGTGAAAGTGGGAGGCGACATTTTAGAATTGCTGGTGGATGATGAAGGTATCCCGGGGGTGACCGACCCCGGGCCGACCACATTGAATCAAGAGAGACTCCTGGGAGACGAGACCCCTACGCATCTGTCCGGCCTGGACATTGAGAAGATCAAGCTGAGCAGAGAGCGGCAGATTCTGGAGAAGGAGCACACGGAGCTGGACCGGGAGAGGCTGGtgctggagagagaaaaggatcTGGCGGAGAGGGAAAAGATGACCCTGCAGAGAGACAGGGCGCAGTTGGAGAAGGACAGGGCCGCAGTGGACAGAGACAGAGCATCGCTGGATCAGGACAGAGCCCAGCTGGAAAAAGACAGGGCTGCGTTAGAGAGGGACAAGGCAGCACTAGTGAGAGACCGGGAGAGTCTGAATGCCATGCTCCAAGGGAAAAACACTCCACTTGACACTCCACACgagaagaacagagagaaaTTAATCCTCCTTATTGAAAGACTTATCGATAAGTTCTGA